Part of the Burkholderia humptydooensis genome, TGCCACAGCGACGACAACGCGCAGGTGAACGCGCTGCCCGGCTTCGTTTCGGGCAGCGTGCGCAAGACGACCTACGACGGCGCGAGCGATGATCTGCTGACGGCGGGGCTCGGCAAGACGGGCCTCGGCAGCGATACGCGGCCGGGCTTCGCGAATCCGGCGCAACCGAGCGCGGCGGAGCTGCGGCGCCTTGCGATCTACTCGAACTACCGGGCGCTCGTCGACATCACGCCGAACGGCGGCTACGGGCGCTTCTGGGGGCCGAACGTCGACCTCGCGGGCAACGACACGCTCGGCGAAGGCAAGATTCCCGGCACCGAATATCTCGCGTACTCCGACGACGGCAGCGGCCGCAAGAACGTCACGCTGCTCGTGCAGGTGCCGGCGAGCTTCGATCCGGCGAATCCGTGCATCGTGACGGCGACGGCGTCAGGCTCGCGCGGCGTCTACGGCGCGATCGCCGCGGCGGGCGAGTGGGGCCTGAAGCGGGGCTGCGCGGTTGCGTACAACGACAAGGGCGGCGGCAACGGCGCGCACGAGATCGGCACGGGGCTCGTCACGCTGATCGACGGCACGCTTGCGAACGCGTCGAGCGCGGGCAGCGCGAGCCTCTTCACCGCGAGCGAGTCGAGCAACATGCTCGCCGCGTTCAACAGCGCGTTTCCGAACCGCTACGCATACAAGCACGCGCATTCGCAGCAGAATCCCGAGCAGGACTGGGGGCGCGTGACGCTGCAGGCGGTCGAGTTCGCGTACTGGGCGCTGAACGAGCAGTTCGGCCCCGTCGTCGACATCACGCAGCACGGCATCCGCTATCGGCCGGGCGATATCACGACGATCGCCGCATCGGTCAGCAACGGCGGCGGGTCGGCGCTCGCGGCGGCCGAGCAGGACACGCGCGGCTGGATCACCGCGGTCGTCGTCGGCGAGCCGCAGATCAACGTGCGCCTTACGCCCGGCGTGACGGTCGAGCAGGGCGGCGCGAGAGTGCCGTCGTTCGGCCGGCCGCTTGCCGATTACGCGACGCTCGCGAACCTGCTGCAACCGTGCGCGGCGGCGGCCATCGCCGCGACGGGCGCGCCTTACCTCAGCGCGCTGCCCGT contains:
- a CDS encoding D-(-)-3-hydroxybutyrate oligomer hydrolase; the encoded protein is MTTIRGGSRRAPMLALALLGGVLLGACHSDDNAQVNALPGFVSGSVRKTTYDGASDDLLTAGLGKTGLGSDTRPGFANPAQPSAAELRRLAIYSNYRALVDITPNGGYGRFWGPNVDLAGNDTLGEGKIPGTEYLAYSDDGSGRKNVTLLVQVPASFDPANPCIVTATASGSRGVYGAIAAAGEWGLKRGCAVAYNDKGGGNGAHEIGTGLVTLIDGTLANASSAGSASLFTASESSNMLAAFNSAFPNRYAYKHAHSQQNPEQDWGRVTLQAVEFAYWALNEQFGPVVDITQHGIRYRPGDITTIAASVSNGGGSALAAAEQDTRGWITAVVVGEPQINVRLTPGVTVEQGGARVPSFGRPLADYATLANLLQPCAAAAIAATGAPYLSALPVGVTQAIRTQRCATLAAAGLVSGADTATQASDALAQLHAAGYLADSDLLQAPMWDSQAIPAIAVTYANAYTRSRVTDNLCNFSFATTNPATGAVAPPVASPMTSLFGAGNGVPPTNGINLVFNGASGGVDHRLATPDASFAGAFCLRQLWTASQLGIGANVDAVRVAANLQHKPAIIVHGRSDALVPVNHASRAYVAQNSATEGSASQLAFYEVTNGQHFDAFLAVPGFDTRFVPVHYYDEQALNLMWNHLKNGAPLPPSQVIRTVPRGGVPGAAPALSTANLPPIVQSPGANAIIVNAGVIDVPL